A region of Massilia sp. WG5 DNA encodes the following proteins:
- a CDS encoding DUF1272 domain-containing protein encodes MLQLRPNCECCDKDLPPESTEARICSFECTFCADCVTNVLKDKCPNCGGEFVVRPRRPQDKLANNPASTERVLKQGGCKQAA; translated from the coding sequence ATGCTTCAACTACGCCCGAATTGCGAGTGCTGCGACAAGGACCTGCCGCCGGAATCGACCGAGGCCCGGATCTGTTCCTTCGAATGCACCTTCTGTGCGGATTGCGTGACGAACGTATTGAAGGACAAGTGCCCGAATTGCGGCGGCGAGTTCGTTGTGCGCCCCAGGCGACCCCAGGACAAGCTGGCGAACAATCCGGCGTCCACCGAGCGGGTATTGAAGCAGGGCGGCTGCAAACAGGCGGCCTAG